A window from Zingiber officinale cultivar Zhangliang chromosome 7A, Zo_v1.1, whole genome shotgun sequence encodes these proteins:
- the LOC122002966 gene encoding probable 1-deoxy-D-xylulose-5-phosphate synthase, chloroplastic produces the protein MASSSWQCLVGHRSFFHGESRFLSKSELFRTMQFLKRNTSEFVAHKNSFAAHPQKSLCSQVGALPDLCDFFWEKDPTPILDMIDTPVQLKNLSHKELKQLATEIRSEISFIMSNARRPYKASLSVVELTVAIHYVFHAPMDKILWDDGEQTNAHKILTGRRSFMHTLKQKKGLSGFTSRAESDYDAFGAGHGCNSISAGLGMAVARDIQGKKNRVVAIINNWTTMAGQVYEAMSNAGYLDSNMIVILNDSRHSLHPKLDDGSKMAISPLSSSLSKLQSSRSFRRFREAAKGITKRIGKAVHELAAKVDEYARGMIGPPGATLFEELGLYYIGPVNGHNIDDLVCVLNEVALLDSTGPVLVHVITEDEKGLESTDEGTSKSCPLVSDSKSMKSSLRTFNDVLVETLVAEAERDKSIVVVHTGIAVDPSLKLFQSRFPDRIFDIGMAEQHAITFSAGLSCGGMKPFCIIPSTFLQRGYDQVIEDVDLQKVPVRFAISNAGLVGSEGPTQSGIFDITFMACLPNMIVMAPSDEDELIDMVATAVRINDRPICFRYPRMALLGNGSSLHNGIPIEIGKGEILVEGKHVALLGYGVMVQNCLKARSLLASLGIEVTVASARFCKPLDIELIRELCQDHEFLITVEEGTVGGFGAHVSQFLALDGLLDGRVKWRPVLLPDNYIEHASPREQLDIAGLTGHHIAATALSLLGRFREAFSLMR, from the exons ATGGCGTCTTCCTCTTGGCAGTGCTTAGTTGGGCATAGGTCATTCTTCCATGGTGAGTCCAGGTTCCTGTCCAAATCTGAACTCTTCAGAACTATGCAGTTTTTGAAGAGGAACACATCAGAGTTCGTTGCTCACAAAAATTCTTTTGCTGCACATCCCCAGAAG AGTTTGTGCAGCCAAGTAGGTGCACTACCAGATCTTTGTGATTTTTTTTGGGAAAAGGATCCAACTCCTATATTAGACATGATTGATACACCAGTTCAGTTGAAGAATCTGTCTCACAAA GAATTAAAACAATTGGCCACTGAAATTCGTTCTGAGATATCTTTCATTATGTCAAATGCTCGTAGACCTTATAAAGCAAGTCTTTCTGTGGTAGAGTTGACAGTGGCGATACATTATGTTTTCCATGCACCGATGGACAAGATACTTTGGGATGATGGTGAACag ACAAATGCACATAAGATTCTGACTGGGAGGCGCTCTTTTATGCATACTCTTAAGCAAAAAAAAGGTCTCTCAGGTTTCACTTCTCGAGCAGAGAGTGACTATGATGCATTTGGAGCTGGGCATGGATGCAATAGCATATCTGCCGGACTTG GCATGGCAGTTGCAAGAGATATTCAAGGAAAGAAGAATCGTGTTGTGGCAATTATAAATAATTGGACAACAATGGCTGGTCAGGTCTATGAGGCAATGAGCAATGCTGGATATCTTGATTCTAACATGATAGTGATTTTAAACGATAGTAGGCATTCTTTACATCCGAAGCTTGATGATGGATCAAAAATGGCAATCAGTCCGCTCTCCAGTAGTCTAAGCAAGCTCCAATCTAGTAGATCTTTCCGGAGATTCAGGGAAGCTGCAAAG GGAATAACAAAAAGAATTGGTAAAGCCGTGCATGAATTGGCAGCCAAAGTAGATGAGTACGCACGTGGTATGATTGGTCCTCCTGGAGCTACTCTCTTTGAAGAGCTTGGATTGTACTACATTGGACCAGTTAATGGGCACAATATTGATGATCTAGTTTGTGTACTTAATGAAGTGGCATTATTAGATTCAACTGGTCCTGTTTTAGTACATGTCATCACAGAGGACGAGAAGGGCTTGGAATCTACTGACGAAG GGACCTCAAAATCATGCCCTTTAGTATCAGATTCGAAGTCCATGAAAAGCAGCCTCAGGACGTTCAATGATGTTCTTGTGGAAACTCTAGTAGCAGAAGCAGAAAGGGACAAATCAATTGTGGTAGTCCATACTGGCATTGCAGTTGATCCATCTCTTAAGCTTTTCCAGTCCAGATTTCCAGATAGAATCTTTGATATAGGAATGGCAGAACAACATGCTATTACTTTTTCAGCAGGATTATCTTGTGGAGGCATGAAACCATTCTGCATAATTCCATCAACATTCTTACAAAGAGGATATGATCAG GTCATTGAAGATGTGGATCTGCAGAAAGTTCCTGTAAGATTTGCCATCAGTAATGCTGGGCTTGTTGGATCTGAAGGTCCTACTCAATCAGGAATTTTTGATATTACATTCATGGCATGCTTGCCAAATATGATTGTCATGGCACCATCAGACGAAGATGAACTCATTGACATGGTAGCTACTGCTGTTCGTATCAACGATAGGCCTATCTGTTTCCGATATCCTAGAATGGCCCTTTTGGGAAATGGTAGTTCATTACATAACGGGATTCCTATTGAG ATCGGGAAGGGAGAGATCCTAGTGGAAGGAAAGCATGTGGCTCTTCTTGGCTATGGTGTGATGGTTCAGAATTGCCTGAAGGCCCGATCTTTGCTTGCTAGTCTCGGTATTGAGGTAACTGTTGCTAGCGCCAGGTTTTGCAAGCCACTTGACATTGAGCTCATCCGAGAGCTATGTCAGGACCATGAGTTTTTGATAACGGTTGAGGAAGGAACTGTCGGCGGCTTTGGTGCTCATGTTTCTCAATTCCTGGCTCTTGATGGCTTGCTTGATGGAAGAGTGAAG TGGCGGCCCGTGTTGCTACCGGATAATTACATCGAGCATGCATCCCCAAGGGAGCAACTAGATATTGCTGGATTGACCGGCCATCACATTGCAGCGACAGCATTAAGTCTGCTAGGGCGTTTTCGCGAAGCCTTCAGCTTGATGCGGTAG
- the LOC122000578 gene encoding uncharacterized protein LOC122000578, translating into MAELQRSAVTFRRSGSSGLVWGERFLSDDEACGGGVCELRRSQSVGSTPDRRSRGEGGSGEGRRQAFRAAEVPPAADPPSPDVRGCDMLCGIFGTARHGRRSKPRRR; encoded by the coding sequence atggCGGAGTTGCAGAGATCCGCCGTAACTTTCCGGCGGTCGGGCTCGTCGGGGCTGGTGTGGGGCGAGCGGTTCCTTTCCGACGACGAGGCCTGCGGCGGCGGCGTCTGCGAGCTGAGACGGTCGCAGTCCGTCGGATCCACCCCCGATCGCCGTAGCCGCGGCGAAGGCGGCAGCGGCGAAGGGCGCAGGCAGGCGTTCCGCGCCGCCGAGGTACCTCCGGCCGCCGACCCGCCGTCGCCGGACGTCCGCGGATGCGACATGCTCTGCGGGATCTTCGGCACGGCCAGGCACGGCCGCCGATCGAAGCCGAGGCGGCGCTGA